Below is a genomic region from Xylophilus sp. GW821-FHT01B05.
CGCTCGCAGGTGGCCGCGGTGCTGGGCAATGTGCTGACGGTGTTCCCCGCCATGCTGGCGGTGGGCCTGTTCGCGCAGTTGCTGCTGGGGCGGCCACTGCTCTCCATGGCCGAGGCGCGCCACACGCTGGAGTCGATCACCCTGCTGGGGCCGACCTGGCTGTTCGCGGCCTTTACCGGCGTGCTGCTGTTCTCGGCCAGCATCTTCGCCGGCTGGCTGGAGAACTGGTTCGTGCTGCACCGGCTGGACTCGGCCATGCGCTTCAACCCGCGCATCACGCACTGGCTGGGCGCCGAGCGTGCCGCACGCTGGGCGCGCTTCATGCGCGAGAACGTGTCGGGCTTTGCCAGCAACATCTCGCTGGGTTTCATGCTGGGCATGATCCCGCCGCTGCTGGGCTTTGTCAGCATCGGCCTGGAGGCGCGGCACGTGACGCTGTCCACCGGGCAGATCGCGGCCGCGGCGGTCAGCTACGGCCCGGCCGTGCTGCAGCAGTCCATCTTCTGGTGGTGCCTGGCGGCGGTGCCGGTGATCGGTGCGCTCAACCTCACGGTAAGCTTCAGCTTTGCCTTTCGCCTGGCGCTGCGCGCCCACAACGTAAGCGGCGACTACCGCGCGCGCATCCGCGCCGCGATCTGGGCACGCTGCCGGCATGCGCCGCTGTCGTTTTTCCTGCCCCGTGCCGCGGACGAAGCTCCGTCGCCGCGCCGGGACCCGTCCTGAGAGCCAGCCGCTAGCCGGCGGCCCAGGGGAACTCCACTACCTTTCCGGCCGGCTGCCGTCCGCAGCCGGTCGCCACGCAAAGGAGACCGTCATCCATGGGTAACCTCGTAACCATCTGGGCCGAATGGCTGCGCCCCTCGGCCGGCCTGGTGACCGTGCAGTGGTCACTGCTGCTGGCCGTGGCCACCATTGCCGGCTACCTGGTGCAGCGCTATATCGGCCTGCCCAAGGTCGTGGGCTATTCGCTGGTCGGCGGGCTGGCGGGTTTCGCCGGCTTTACCGGCGCTGTCTGGCCGCTCAGCGGCACCGGCCTGTTCGTGCTGGAGCTGGCCATCGCGGTGGTGCTGTTCGAAGCCGGCGGCCGCATTCCGCTGCGCTGGTTCCGCCACAACCCGATGGTGCTGGCGCAGAGCATTGCCGAATCAACGCTGACCTATGTCGCCGTGAACCTGGGCCTGCAATGGCTGGGCATGCCGGCTGCGGTGGCGCACCCGCTGGCGCTGGTAGCCGTGGCCGCGTCACCCGCCGTGCTGATGCGCGTGGCGATGGACGTGCGCGCCTCCGGCCCGGTGACCGACCGCGCCATGGTGCTGGCCACGCTCAGCACGCTCTATGCGCTGTCGCTGGGCACGGTGCAGGCCGAGCTGGAGCAGCGCCAGCAGCTGCACCTGCTCGACAGCCTGCAGCCGGTGGCGCTGCTGGTGGGGCTGTCGATCATCGTTGGCGCGGCGCTGGCTTTTTCTTTGCGGCTGGCGCTGAAGGTGATGAGCCCGGCCAGCGAGAACACCTCGATCCTGCTGCTGGCGCTGATTGCGGCGGCCACCGGCATTGCCTCGCACCTGGGCGGCTCGGCGCCCATTGCCGCGCTGCTGGGCGGCATGCTGCTCAAGCAGTTCAGCCCGCGGCCCTGGGCCTGGCCGCGGCAGATGGGCACGGCTGCATCGCTGCTGACCATGATGATGTTCGTGCTGGTGTCCGTGGTGGCCGCGCAGGTCGACTGGACCATGCAGGTCGCCGGCCTGGTGCTGGCGCTGGTGGCCTTGCGCGGGCTGGCCAAGGTGATTGGCGTGGCGCTGGGCAATATCGGCAGCGGCGCCAGTTGGCGCCAGGCGCTGTGGGTGGGCTGCGCGATGTCGCCGATGTCGTCCATTGCGCTGTTGATCGCCTCGCAGTTCGCGCTGATGCAGGGCAGCACCGGCCGCATGATCGCGCAGACCGCGCTGCCGGCCATTCTGCTGATGGAGCTGCTGGGCGCGGTGATTGCCACCGTGGCGCTGCACCGCGCGGGCGAGGCCTCGCAGCCCTGGCTGCCGCAGTGGCGCGGCCGGGATAACACGGCCGCACTGCCCTCTGAAGGAGAAGAACGTGACGCTTGAACCCTTCACCCCTTCGCGCGCGCTGTCGCTTGGCGTCGAGCTGGAGCTGCAGCTGGTCAACACCCACGACTACGACCTGGCGCCCTACGCCGAGGACATGCTGCGCATGCTGGAGAAGCAGCCGCTGCCCGGCAGCGTGGTGCCGGAGATGACCTCCAGCATGATCGAGATCTCCACCGGCATCTGCCAGTCGGCGGCCGAGGTGCTGGGCGAGCTGTCCACCATCCGCGATGCCATGGTGCGCGTGGCCGACAAGCTCAACATCGCCGTGGTGGGTGGCGGCACGCACCCGTTCCAGCAGTGGCACGAGCGGCGCATCTACGACAAGCCGCGCTTCAA
It encodes:
- a CDS encoding cation:proton antiporter, which encodes MGNLVTIWAEWLRPSAGLVTVQWSLLLAVATIAGYLVQRYIGLPKVVGYSLVGGLAGFAGFTGAVWPLSGTGLFVLELAIAVVLFEAGGRIPLRWFRHNPMVLAQSIAESTLTYVAVNLGLQWLGMPAAVAHPLALVAVAASPAVLMRVAMDVRASGPVTDRAMVLATLSTLYALSLGTVQAELEQRQQLHLLDSLQPVALLVGLSIIVGAALAFSLRLALKVMSPASENTSILLLALIAAATGIASHLGGSAPIAALLGGMLLKQFSPRPWAWPRQMGTAASLLTMMMFVLVSVVAAQVDWTMQVAGLVLALVALRGLAKVIGVALGNIGSGASWRQALWVGCAMSPMSSIALLIASQFALMQGSTGRMIAQTALPAILLMELLGAVIATVALHRAGEASQPWLPQWRGRDNTAALPSEGEERDA